The window TTCTCAAACGGGAAGTGGCTTTCTCGAGGGCTTCTCCCAGGGTCATCTCCGGGAGCCCCCTACCCCTCTCGTCCACGGCCAACTTCTCACTTACCCTCCATTTGTTTTAGCCGCTCCGCCTGGTCATTGGTGATCAGGGCCTCGATGATCTCGTCCAGGTCGCCATCCAGCACCGTATCCAGCCGGTGCAGGGTCATGCCGATGCGGTGATCGGTAACCCGGTTCTGGGGGAAATTATAAGTGCGAATGCGCTCGCTGCGGTCTCCCGTCCCCACCTGGGAACGCCGCGTGGCCGCCAGTTCGTCCTGCTGCTGGGAGCGGGCCATATCCAGAAGCCGGGCCCGCAGGACTTTGAGGGCCTTTTCCTTATTCTTGAGCTGGGACCTCTCGTCCTGGCAACTCACTACCAGGCCGGTGGGTAAATGGGTGATGCGGACGGCCGAATAGGTGGTATTCACCGACTGGCCCCCGTGCCCGCTGGAACAGAAAATATCGATGCGCAGATCTTCGGGCTTAATCTCGACCTCCACTTCTTCCGCCTCCGGCAGTACAGCGACGGTGGCGGTAGAAGTATGAATGCGGCCGCCGGACTCGGTCACCGGAATGCGCTGGACCCGGTGGACGCCGCTCTCAAACTTAAGGCGGCTATAGGCCCCGCGTCCTTCTATGAAGAGAATAATTTCTTTAAAACCGCCCAGCTCCGTAGGATGGGAATCCATTATCTCCGTCCGCCAGCCTTTATTTTCAGCGTAACGCTGATACATGCGGAAAAGGTCGGCAGCAAAGAGGGCCGCCTCTTCCCCTCCAGCGCCAGCGCGGATTTCCATTATAATGTTTTTTTCATCGTTGGGGTCCTTGGGCAACAAGAGAATCTTGAGCCTCTGCTTTAGGTTTTCCCTTTCTTCCTCCAGACTTTCTATTTCTTCCTTGAGGAGTTCCATAAATTCCCTGTCCTGTTCCCTTTCCAGCATTTCCCGGGCCGCGGTCAAATCCTCTTCCACCTGGCGGTAACGCCGGAAGGTAGTCACAATCCCTTCCAGCTCTGCGTGGGCCTTGGCAGTTTTCTGCAGGCGGGCCGGGTCGGTTACCACGGCCGGATCGGTCATGAGCCTGCTCAGTTCTTCATACTTATCTTCCAGCTCCTGCAGCTTCTCCAGCACTTACCTCACCTCCTTTGGCAGTGTCCTCCTCCCGGGCGGCCGCGAGGGCCTTGAGGGCCACTTCCAGCATGCCGTCATCAGGCTCCCGGGTGGTAAGCCTTTGCAACCACAAGCCGGGGGCCACCACGGCCCGGACCGGTAGCGAATTCATGTGACGGCTGGAAAATTTCATAATTTCATAGGCTACCCCTGCTACCACCGGTAACAGTACCAGCCTGGAGGCCAGCCGCCACAGAAGCCCTCCCTTCCCCAGGAGAGAGAAAAAAACGATGGTCAGTACCAGTACTAGGAGGAGAAAGCTCGTGCCGCACCGGGGATGGAGGGTAGAATAGGGGCGCACCTTCTCTACCGTCAACTCTTCGCCAGCTTCCAGGGCGTTAATAACTTTATGCTCGGCCCCGTGGTATTGAAACACCCTCTGGATTTCCTTTACCCGGGAAATGGCCCAGACGTAGGCCAAAAAGAGGGCCAACCGCAAGACACCTTCTAAAAGGTTCTGCCCGTAAAAGGGCAGGACGCGCTGGGAAAGCGCGGCCAAGGCCGCCGGCAAAAGGACAAAGAGGGCCACGGCCACCGCGAGGGCCAGGCCTACGGTTAGGATGAGATCCCGGGTGGTGAGCTCCTCATCCTCCTCTTCCAGGGCCAGGTTAGCCGAAAGACTGAGGTAACGGATCCCCAGGACCAGGGATTCGATGAGGGCCACGACCCCGCGGAAAAAGGGCCACTTTAGTACGGGGTGGCGCGCCGCCCAAGAAGTAAAGGGCTGGGACTCCACCAGGATATCACCGGCCGGCCGTCGGACAGCCACCGCCAGCCGCCGGGGACCGCGCATCATAACTCCTTCAATGACGGCCTGACCGCCGTACTGAACTTCCGGCCTGCTCCATAGGAAAAAGCAGAGCCTGCGGCTCCGCCTTTCTCCCCTACTGGCCGTATTTCTTCCTGAAGCGTTCAATCCGGCCACCGCGTTCCACCACCCGCTGCCGCGTCCCCGTATAGAAGGGATGGCAGTTTGAACAAACCTCCACCCGGATTTCCTTCTTGGTGGACCGGGTTTCAATTACGTTGCCACAAGCGCAAATAATGCGCGCCTTATCGTAGGGAGGATGAATATCGGGTTTCACTTTATTTCACCTCCGGGGTACGAGATTAAAGCTATTTTAGTATAGCACAGATGCCATACCCCTGCAAAGGGCTCTGACCCCAGGTGAAGGGTCCGGGAAGCCCCGCGCCCGCAAATCGAGCACCGTGCTGGCCTCCAAAGTTTGAAGCAGGGGCGAAAGCTAAAGGGCACGCGGGGCGATTACTGGGTAAGGCCCCCGGGCAGAGGTGGATTGGCCCGCGGTTATAGAGGATTTACTATGGGAATGTAGGGGACCGCCGGCCAAGGGAACGGCTCACCGATAGGGCAATCCATGGCCGGGAGGGATTTTATGGGCCTTTGCATTTACGGCGGGAAGCCGGCCGGACTTTTCCGCCGGAAGCAGCGGGAGTGGGCAGAAAAGCGGAACCGCGGTTGGGCCGAAATGGTCAGCCGGGCCAAGGCTGCAGCTCTAGGCGAGGGCCCGGCGGGATTTCTGGGAAAGCTCAATTAACAGCTTGTTGCAATAGCCGCCGGCGGTTTTATCTTGCCCGGTGAAGGATGGGGCGCCCTGGTCGCTGGTTGGGAACAGGCGCGAGATATTTCTAAATTCTTCCTTACCGGAGACGGCTGGTTTACCTACAACTTGCTGGTCCACGCTGCAAGGCTCTATTAGCCCGCCATGGACACCGGGTAGTGAGCCGCCACCCGGCGCCAGTTTAAGCCCGCCCGTGGGGCAAAGAAAAGCCCCCGCTCTGTGGCGAGGGCCCCTACCAGGCCATTACTTGTCCGGCATGCCGCCCAGCAACCGCAGGGGATTTACCGTCTGGTCCTGTTTCCAGATTTCAAAATGCAGGTGAGGTCCCGTAGCCCTGCCGCTACTTCCCACCAAGGCGATGGCCTCGCCCGCATCCACGAACTCGCCCGCGGTCACCAGGTTGTCCCGGTTATGGGCGTACACCGTCCGGTATCCGTCGCCGTGATCGAGGATCACCGTCCGCCCGTAAATGCCGTTGCGCCAGCCGGAAAAGGCCACCGTACCTTCACGGGCTGCCCGGATGGTCGCCCCTTCCTCGGCCGCAATATCTAGGCCGTGGTGGAACTCCTGATTTCGCCAGCCGAAGCCGGAGGTAATGGCCCCTATCAAGGGCCACAGGAAGGAAGTCAAACGGCTCCGGGAGACGGGCCGCATAACGGCTTTGTCCTCCCGCCTTACGGGGTCTTCCGGAAGGGTCAGGACGGTTCCCACCTGCAGGGTACGGGGATTGGTAATCCCGTTGGCCGCCATGATCTCGGCTACCGACAGGCCGAAGGCCCGGGCGACTTCCCAGAGGGTGTCGCCCTGAACAACCTCATAGGTGCGCTCCGGTTCATAGGGCAGCACAAGAAACTGTCCCGGCGAGAGGACCGCTTCTACCTCCAGGTCGTTCATGGCCGCCAGGAGTTCCCGGTTAATCCTGAAGTTGCGCGCTATGCCCGTGATGGTATCTCCTTCTTCAACCTGGTAAAGTCGGGTGAAACTGTTCACCCGCGCCGCCAGCTCGGCGTACTCGGCCGGCGCCACGGCGGCGGCCACCTGCTGCAGGTCCTCAACCACGGCTGCCTGGGCTGCGGGTCCCCCAAGACTGGCGGCGAAAAGGGCCAGGAGAACCACGCTCACCCCCACAACCGTCCGGCGGAGGAACATGACACATGATCACCCCTTAAACTTTGGGATAATTGGTATTGCTTTCCTCCCAAGTCTGTTATATTGTAACCTGCAGCAGGTGAAAATATACGCCAATCGGCGCTATTAAACCCTCAGGCGCTCACTTTCACGGGGAAATAGGGCAGGCAGGGCTCGCAGGAGATCTTTGTTGCTCCTGGTCTTCTTCATGGCGTCGATGAGCATTTCGGCTACTTCCACGGTGCCGAGATTGGCCGTAACCCGGCGGAAGTGCCACACCAGTTCCAGCTCCTCGGGGGATAACAGGAGCTCCTCGCGGCGCGTACCGGAACGCTTTACATCAATGGCCGGGAAGATCCGCCGCTCGGCCAGTTTGCGGTCCAGGATAAGCTCCATGTTGCCGGTACCTTTAAACTCCTCGAAGATTACTTCGTCCATGCGGCTGCCGGTTTCGATGAGGGCGGTGGCCACAATGGTGAGGCTTCCTCCCTCTTCCACCTTGCGGGCCGCACCGAAGAAGCGCTTGGGCTTGTACAGGGCCGCAGGGTCCACGCCGCCCGAAAGGGTACGGCCGCTGGGCGGCACCACTAGGTTATGGGCCCGGGCCAGGCGGGTGATGCTGTCCAGAAGGACCACTACATCCTTCTTATGCTCCACCAAGCGCTTTGCCCTTTCCAGGACCATGTCCGCCACTTTTACATGATTTTCCGGCAGTTCATCGAAGGTAGAACTGACCACTTCCCCCTTTACCGAGCGCTCGATATCCGTGACCTCCTCCGGCCTCTCATCGATTAACAGGATTATTAATTGGATTTCGGGATAGTTGGTGGTGATGCTGTTGGCGATTTTCTTGAGGAGCACCGTCTTGCCGGCCTTGGGGGGGGAAACTATCAGGGCGCGCTGTCCTTTGCCGAGGGGAGCAATGAGGTCGATGATGCGGGTGGAGGGGTCTCCTTCGGGCGTCTCCAGGGTTAACCGCTCCTGGGGGTAAATGGGGGTGAGGGCGTCGAAGTGCAGCCGTTCGAGACAGGTTTCCGGATTTTCCTGGTTTACCTTTTCTACCCGCAGAAGGGCAAAGAACCGCTCGTTATCTTTGGGCGGCCGTACCAGTCCCTTCACCTTGTCCCCGGTACGCAGGTCAAAACGCCGTATCTGCGAAGGAGATACGTAGATATCGTCTTCGCTGGGCAGGTAGGCAAAGGGCCTCAAGAACCCGTACCCGTCGGGCAGGATTTCCAGGATGCCCTGGGCCTGCAGGTGGTCCTCATTCTCCTCGGCCGTTTCCGGCTGCTCCGCCTGCTGGCGCTGGGCCAGGGCCTTGGCCAGCTCAAAGACCAGCTCCTTCTTGCGCAGGCGGTAATAGCCGGTGAGCCCTATTTCCCGCGCTATGCGGTAAAGCTCCACCATGGTCTTGCTTTCTAATTCGGCAGTATCCAAGAACAAACAACCTCCGTGTATTTATTTGTTTTTCAGTTTTTCCCAGTCCGCCAAAAACCGGGCCAACCCGGCGTCGGTGAGGGGATGCTTGATCATTTGGTTTAGCACCCCATAGGGTACCGTAGCGATGTCAGCCCCCAGCCGGGCTGCTTCAAGCACGTGCAGGGGATGGCGTATGCTGGCGGCAATGATTTCGGTGGAGAAACCGTACTGGGCAAAGATGGGAACGAGGTCGGATAGAATTTCCATGCCCCTGTGGCTTATGTCGTCCAGGCGGCCCACAAAAGGGCTGACGTACGTGGCGCCGGCCAGCGCGGCCAACAGGGCCTGGTTGGCGGAAAAAATCAGGGTGACGTTGGTTTTAATACCTTCGGCCGAAAGTTGTTTGACCGCCTTCAATCCCTCGGCGGTCATGGGTATTTTTACCACCACGTTAGGGTGGATGGAGGCCAGATCCCTTGCTTCCCGCACCATGCCCGGGGCGTCCTGGCTGATAACTTCGGCACTTACCGGACCGTCCACAATGTGGCAGATCTCCTCCACTACCTGGCGCAGCGGCCGGCCCTCCCGGGCTACAAGGGAAGGATTGGTCGTTACACCAGAAATTATACCCAGATCGTTGGCGGCTTTAATCTCGTCAATGTTGGCTGTATCAAGAAATATGCGCAAAAAACACACCTCCTCAGGAAGTTCAACTTTCAGGCGGGATCCACAAGGCCCCCTTTACCCCGGTTGCTACGCACGTCCGGTGGAACCGAAGACACGCATCTTGTGGCGGATGACTTCGCGGGCAGCTTCCCTGGCAGGACCCAGTACTTTGCGGGGATCTATTTCTTCTGGCCTGGTGGCCAGTACCTCCCGCATTTTTTTTACAAAGGCCATGCGGATATCGGTATCGATATTGACCTTGCGAACTCCCAGGGCGACGGCCCGGCGGATGTCCTCGTCGGGTACCCCGGAAGAGCCATGGAGCACCAGGGGTATGCCGGTAAGCTCCCGAATGGTTTTAAGGCGTTCAAAGTCCAGGCGCGGCACTCCGCGGTAGGGTCCGTGGGCGGTCCCAATGGCTACCGCTAAGGCATCCACCCCGGTTTCTGTCACAAAGCGCCGGGCCTCGCCCGGATCGGTCAGGGTTGCCTCCCACCCGGCCACCTGGACGTGATCCTCAGTACCGCCGATGCGGCCCAGCTCTCCCTCCACCGATACCCCCATGGCCCGGGCTACTTCCACCACCTGCCGGGTCAGAGAAATGTTTTCCTCCAGGGGCAATCTGGAACCGTCCACCATTACCGAAGTAAAGCCGGCCCGCAGAGCCTGCCAGACCTGCTGCTGGTCGGTACCGTGGTCCAGGTGCAACACCACCGGTACCCGCGTGCTGCTTGCTGCCGCGCGGACCAGGGCGACTATGTAATCCAGACCCGCGTATTTCAGGGCCCCCTGGCTGGCCTGGATAACCACCGGGGAGGCTTCTGCTTCGGCCGCCTCCACAATGGCCTGGACAATTTCCATGTTATTGCAGTTAAAGGCTCCCACGGCAAAGGATTCGACCTCTGCCTTCTTTAGAACTTCTGCCAATGTTACCAACGGCATGTTTTTCCCCCGCTTTAGTTTATCGACCTGCGAGTTCCTTCATGCTTCAGTATTATTATTACCCCCACATGCGTTGCCGAGCCATCCCTCCCCGACTAGGCCCAGATCCTGGGCCAATTCGGCCAGGGACCGCTCGTGGAGGGTTACTGCCCGGCGCACCAGGTGCCCGGGCCCCAGGAAACCCACTTCCAGGCCCGTGTCCTCACAGATCAACGTACGGAGGCTTCCTCCCCAAAGGTCCCGGCGGGCGACCGGCCAGAAATGGGAATTACCGCACATGGTGCAGTTGAGCTGCAGCCAACAACAGTTTCCCTTCTGCCTTCCGATCCCCAGTAAAGGGGTACCGCAGGAACACTCCAGCCAGCAGGAGCGCCCCCCGCCCAGGGCGAAAAGGGAGAGGCTGTAAACTTCCAGGCAGCCGCATTCCGGGCAGCGTAAAGCACAGAATACGGTAGTGGGAATGAGCATAGATTTTCCCCCTCATGCTCCCTGACTCCATAAAATTCGCTACTCCGGCGCCGAATCCTCCAGTTCCCCGGCCCTAGATGCCAGAGGCCCGGTTTTCTATCCCGGACCCCTGTAAGGTTCAAATCAGTATGGCTTCCAGTTCCCAACAGTAATCGCAGGTTAGAGCAGAATTGACCATTGTGTACAGGGTTGAAAGATCGAAGGGTTTGTGAAGCAAATATCGAGCTCCTAACTTTTGGGCCTGCTCCGCTAGCTCTTTGTCCTCGTAGGCGGTGATGGCGATCACCGGCAGGTGGTAGGAGCGCTTATGTAGCTCCCGCAGAAAATCCACCCCGTTCATGCCCGGCATTTTCATATCCACGATGGCGAGGCTCGGCTTCTCGGTAAGTATTTTTCGCAGACCTTCCTCTCCGCTGGCGGCCATGCTCACCTTAAAGCCTGCCTGACGTAAAGCCTCTACCAAAAGACGGCGTACGCCCGGCTGGTCATCTACGATTAGAATTAACTCCTCCTTCAGACCAGCTCACCTCCCCATCCCCTGAGGGAGACTCCTAGAGGCGTCGATCCGCTTGGCTAAAGGCTTCGCTTTCTTTTTTTCGCTTCCCTCCTTGAGAACTATATTCGCCACCAAGGCCAAAAGTCCTTTCCCGTTACCCATCCGAGAGGTTAAAATTACAAGGAAGGGGCCGCCTCCGTCCGCCCCGGGGACACGGTTATCCACTCCCCGGTGGCCGTCCGTAGAAGGTAGGGCTCCCCCTCCCGCAGGTATAGCCGCGGCAGGCGGGCACCGGTAATAGGCCGTCCCATGGTGATGGTAACCACTTGCCCTGCTTCCGCCGGTATATCTTCCAGGTCCACTAAGGAGAGCTGCATGCCGATGCGGCCGACCACCGGCACCCGACGTCCTTCCAGGTCCACCGCCAGGTCCCGACGGTGCCAGCCCAGATAAGACAGTATCGCCTTAGCCACAAAGCGCACCAGATCGCCCGCCGATTTGGGCCGGGCGATGGCCGTCAAGCCCAGGCCGTCGGCATACCCCAGGGGCAGCACTCCCAGATACGTGGGTCTGGAGGTAACATAATCCCCGCCGTAGCCTACCGGGGTACCAGCCGGCACCCGGCGCACCGCCAGCAGGCGCGCCTTCAACTGCCACGGATCCCGCAAATCCAGCCCCCGGTTCCGGGCTCCGGGAGGGAACTGGCCGTAGAGAAGGGTGCCCACCCGCACCATGTCCAGGTGCATCTCGGGATAATTGAGGCAGGCCGTGCTGTTGCAGATGTGACGTAGGGGTGGGGACACCCCGGCTGCTTCCAGAGCCTGGAGGGTTTCCTGAAAAAGCCGGAACTGCTCCCGGGTTTTCCCGGGGTGGGCCGCCCGGGCCAGGTGGGTATAGACCCCCTCCAACTGTACCTCGGGCCACGAGGCCATTTCCCGGGCCAGGGCCACGGCTTCCTCCGGCTGAAGGCCGGTACGGTTAAGCCCCGTCTCTATTTTGAGGTGTACCCGGGCGGGTCTGCCCGCCTCCCTAGCCACCTCCCCCGCCCTTTCCGCTTCCCCGCGGCTGGCGATACTGAGGGTGAGATCCTGCCGGATGGCTGTGGCCATTTCTTCCGGCAGCAGGGGGCTCATGAGGAGCACGGGCTCCATGATTCCATGCCGGCGCAGCTCCCACCCCTCGGCCAGGGTGGTAACGCCGACGTAACTGGCCCCGGCCTTCAAGAACAACCGCGCCGCCTCAACGGCCCCTGCGCCGTAGGCGTCGGCCTTTACCACCGCCAGCAGGCGGGTGCCGGGCTCCAGTATTTTCTTCACCTGTTGCACATTGTGTTCCAGGGCCGCAGCCTCAATCTCTACCCAGCGGGGCCCGAGGAGGGCGGCCAGTTCCGTCCCCGCGGTTAAACTAGTCTCCATATAGGGCATCCCTCACCAAAGGCCCCCGACCGCCCGGCCAAGCCTAAAGGTCGGCAGCTTCCCGCGATGGACCCTTTGTAGCCCCGCCGCTCCTCCCCTTCCGCCGCCAGAAGAGGAGCCGGCGGAAGAGGGCGTGGGCAGGCTGGGCCAGGCGCCAGAGGCGGTAGTAGAAGGGAGAGTACACGAGATCGTATTCCCCGATGAACTCGGTAAAGGTGCCGCTAAAGCCCTTCTTAAAACGGTAAAGGCCGTAGAGAGGGTGGTCTTCCGACACCAGGCCCGGCACCCCCCGGAAATCATAAAGGGTGCAGCCCTGCTCCTTGGCCCAGCAGATCATGGTCCACTGCAGGAGGTAGTTGGGCATGACATTGCGGTGCCGGTTGCTGGAAGCCCCATACAGGTACCACGCCTTATCCCCCAGGATGAAGGCCAGGGTGCCGGCAATGGGCTCACCCTGGTAGTAGGCCAGGAAAAGCTTAGCATAACCCCGTTCCACCAATTCCTTCCACAGGGTGAGGAAGTAGTCGTAGGAGCGGATGAGGAAGCGGTCCCGCAGGGCGGTTTCCTGGAGGAGGCAGTAAAAGACAGGTAGATCCTCCAGGGTACAGTCGTCTTTAACGTTCACTCCCCGGCGCTGGGCCAGCCCTATGTTGTAACGGGTTTTGGGATGGAAATTCTTCCGGATTTCCTCCAGAGGGGGGCGCAGGTCCAGGCGGAAAACGTGGCGGGGCTGCACGCCGTCGAAGCCGGTGCCCTCGGCGGCCAATCTAAACCCCTTCCGGAGAAGCAGTTCTCGTACTTCTCCGTCGGTGGAGGGAATATCGGGGTCGATCTTCAGCAAAATGGCCCCTTCCTTCAGGGCCAGTTCCCGGATCGCCCCCAGGAGAAAATCAAATAAAGCCGGGTTATGGAAGTCTACCACCGGCCCCCGGGGAGCGTAAAAAATGCTCCTCCCTATGTAGGGCAGGGGCCGCTTGAGAAGGCTGGCAGCCGCCACGATCCGGCCGTCCTCTTCTACCACCAGTCTGAGGGGCTGCCAGCCGGTGGACGCCTTCACCTGGCCCCAGGCGTAGGTCTGCAGGATGTGTCCCTTGGGATGACCGGCAATAAAGGCATCGAAAATCTTTTCCTCTGCCGGGCCGATGAGGCGATAGGTCAGCTTCATGGTCCCTCTCCTTTTTCTTCCCCATAAGCCAGGGCAGCGCCCACGAAATCGCGGAACAGGGGGTGGGGGCGGTTGGGCCGGGATTTAAACTCCGGGTGAAACTGGCAGGCCACAAACCAGGGGTGGTCTTCCAGTTCGATGATCTCCACCAGGCGACCGTCGGGCGAAGTACCGCTGATTACCATGCCCCTGCTGGTCATATGGGCCCGAAAGGCATTGTTAAACTCATAGCGGTGTCGGTGGCGTTCGTAGACCAGAAGTTCTCTGTAGGCGGCCTCGGCCCGGGTACCTTCCTGGAGGCGGCAGGGATAGGAGCCCAGCCGCATGGTACCGCCCATCTCGGCCACCTCTTTTTGCTCGGGCAGGATGTCAATTACGGGGTAAGGGGTGTCGGGATCGAATTCGGCGCTGTTGGCCCCCTCCAGACCGCAGACCTGGCGGGCAAACTCCACCACCGCCACCTGCATGCCCAGGCAGATACCCAGATAGGGTATTTTCTTCCGCCGGGCCCAGCTGGCCGCTAGGATCTTGCCTTCCACTCCCCGGTCACCGAAACCGCCGGGCACCAGGATGCCGGAACAGCCCTCCAGGGCGGAGGCCAGGCTGGCTTCCGTCAATTCCCCGGAATAAATGCGCCGGATTTCCACAGCTGCGCCATGGGCCAGCCCGGCATGGCGCAGGGCCTCCACCACGCTCAAATAGGCATCGGGCAGGGTGACGTATTTGCCCACCAGGGCTATGGTCACCCGCTCTTTAAGGTTTTTCATGCGCTCCACCATGGAGCGCCACTCCTCCATTTGAGCCGGCCCGCATTTCAACCCCAGCTTTTCCACTACTATGCGGTCCAGGCCTTCCTGTTCCATCATCAGGGGGATTTCATATATGGATTCTGCATCAACGGCCTGGATCACGGCTTCCCGCTCTATATCACAAAAGAGGGCAATCTTATCGGCTATCTCGGGCGAAAGGGGCCGCTCCGAACGACAAACGATGATATCCGGCTGTATCCCGATACTGCGGAGTTCCTTCACGCTGTGCTGGGTGGGCTTAGTCTTGGCCTCTCCCGAGGCCTTGAGGTAGGGCACCAGGGTCACATGGATGTACAAGACCCGCTCGCGGCCGATGTCGCTTTTCAGCTGCCGGATGGCCTCCAGAAAAGGCAGGGACTCGATGTCCCCTACCGTACCGCCTATTTCGGTAATCACCACATCGGGCTGGCTTTCCTGGGCCACGCGGTAAATCCGCTCTTTTATTTCATTAGTAATATGGGGGATGACCTGCACCGTACCCCCCAGGTAGTCGCCGCGCCGCTCTTTGCTTATTACCGACCAGTAGATCTTGCCTGCGGTCACGTTGCTGGCCCGGGTGAGGCTTATGTCCACGAAGCGCTCGTAATGCCCCAGGTCCAGGTCCGTCTCCGCGCCGTCGTCGGTCACAAAAACTTCCCCATGCTGATAAGGGCTCATGGTACCGGCATCCACATTAATGTAGGGGTCGAATTTCTGGAGGGCGACTTTGAGGCCCCGGCTCTTTAATAGCCTGCCCAAAGAAGCGGCGGTTATCCCCTTCCCCAGGGAAGAGACGACACCGCCGGTGACAAAAACAAACTTGGTCTGTGTGGCCATAATGCGTTACATCCTCTCGGGAGCGCTAACACCTAAAAGTCGTAAAACGTTGCGCAGGGTTATCCGGGTAGCAGTGACCAGGATGAGGCGCGCACCGCGCAAATTCTCTTCGTCGGCCAGCACCCGGCAATTGGTGTAAAAGTTGTGGAAAAGGGAAGCCAGCTCCTGGGCGTAACGGGTGAGGCGGTGGGGCTCCAGGGCCCGGGCTGCGCCGATAACGGTTTCCGGCAGTTCGGCGATCTTCTTGACCAGTTCCAGCTCCGCCGGGTGGCTCAGGCACCTTAGGTCCACTTCCTGCGGCGAAGGCACCTCTATGCCCCGTTCCCGGGCCAAGCGCAAGATACTGCAGATACGGGCATGGGCGTACTGGACGTAATAGACGGGATTTTCGGCCGTCTGGGAGCGCGCCAGGTCCAGGTCGAAGTCCAGGTGGCTATCGGGTTTAATCATCACGAAGAAGTACCGGGCAGCATCCCGACCCACCTCTTCCAAAAGCTCCTCCAGGGTAACGTATTGACCCGTCCGCTTGGACATGCGCAGGAGCTCCCCGCCCTTGAAAAGGCGGACGAGCTGCATGAGGACGATTTCCAGCCTGTCGGGATCGTACCCCAGGGCGGCCATGGCTCCTTTAAGCCGGGCCACATGGCCGTGGTGGTCGGCGCCCCAGACATTAATAATACGGCTGAAACCCCGCTCAAATTTGTTCCGGTGGTAGGCTATGTCCGCGGCAAAATAAGTGGGCAGGCCGTTCTGGCGCACTACCACCTCGTCCTTTTCTTCTCCCAGGAGGGTGGCTTTAAACCATAGGGCCCCGTCCTTTTCGTAGAGGTAGCCCCTCTCCTTCAGGTCATTGAGGACCCGGGCTACGGCCCCCGCGTCGTGGAGGCTCTGCTCGCTAAACCAAACGTCGAAGTAGACCCCGAAATCCTCCAGGGTTTTTCGGATGGCCGTCAGTTTCTCCTCCAGGGCAAAGCGCACCAGCATCTCCCGCCGAAGGGCCGGATCGGCATCCAGGTACTTGTCCCCCACCTGGTCAATGAAGCGGCGGACCGTGTCGATGAGGTCGTGACCGTGGTACCCTTCCTCCGGTACTTCGGCATCTACGCCCAGGGCCTGGAGATAACGGGCCTCCAGGGACAGGGCAAAGTTCTCGATTTGGTTGCCGGCATCGTTTATATAGAACTCGCGGGTGACGTCGAACCCCGTGGCGGCCAGCAAGTTGGCAATGGTATCGCCCAGCGCCGCTCCCCGGGCATGCCCCATGTGCAGGAGGCCGGTGGGATTGGCGCTTACGAACTCCACCTGGACCTTTTCTCCCCGGCCTATATTAGACCAGCCGTAATACTCGTCCTCGGCCAGGACGGCGGGTAAGACGGGAAGGGCCCAGTTCCCCTCCAGGGTAAAATTAATAAACCCCGGGCCGGCTACATCCACCTTGGCCACCCCGGGTATGGGCCTTTCCAGGTAACGGAGGAGGATTTCCGCCAGCTGCCGGGGGGACATGCGGGCCTGTTTGGCCAGGAGAAAGGCCAGATTGGCCGCGAAATCTCCATGATGCTTTTCCCTGGGCACTTCAAGCACAAAAGTGGGCAGCTCGTCGTAAGCTACC of the Thermanaeromonas sp. C210 genome contains:
- the argS gene encoding arginine--tRNA ligase; the protein is MNLVQEMKARLARALTEAAASARAAGEVAYDELPTFVLEVPREKHHGDFAANLAFLLAKQARMSPRQLAEILLRYLERPIPGVAKVDVAGPGFINFTLEGNWALPVLPAVLAEDEYYGWSNIGRGEKVQVEFVSANPTGLLHMGHARGAALGDTIANLLAATGFDVTREFYINDAGNQIENFALSLEARYLQALGVDAEVPEEGYHGHDLIDTVRRFIDQVGDKYLDADPALRREMLVRFALEEKLTAIRKTLEDFGVYFDVWFSEQSLHDAGAVARVLNDLKERGYLYEKDGALWFKATLLGEEKDEVVVRQNGLPTYFAADIAYHRNKFERGFSRIINVWGADHHGHVARLKGAMAALGYDPDRLEIVLMQLVRLFKGGELLRMSKRTGQYVTLEELLEEVGRDAARYFFVMIKPDSHLDFDLDLARSQTAENPVYYVQYAHARICSILRLARERGIEVPSPQEVDLRCLSHPAELELVKKIAELPETVIGAARALEPHRLTRYAQELASLFHNFYTNCRVLADEENLRGARLILVTATRITLRNVLRLLGVSAPERM
- the alr gene encoding alanine racemase; translation: METSLTAGTELAALLGPRWVEIEAAALEHNVQQVKKILEPGTRLLAVVKADAYGAGAVEAARLFLKAGASYVGVTTLAEGWELRRHGIMEPVLLMSPLLPEEMATAIRQDLTLSIASRGEAERAGEVAREAGRPARVHLKIETGLNRTGLQPEEAVALAREMASWPEVQLEGVYTHLARAAHPGKTREQFRLFQETLQALEAAGVSPPLRHICNSTACLNYPEMHLDMVRVGTLLYGQFPPGARNRGLDLRDPWQLKARLLAVRRVPAGTPVGYGGDYVTSRPTYLGVLPLGYADGLGLTAIARPKSAGDLVRFVAKAILSYLGWHRRDLAVDLEGRRVPVVGRIGMQLSLVDLEDIPAEAGQVVTITMGRPITGARLPRLYLREGEPYLLRTATGEWITVSPGRTEAAPSL
- a CDS encoding response regulator; the encoded protein is MKEELILIVDDQPGVRRLLVEALRQAGFKVSMAASGEEGLRKILTEKPSLAIVDMKMPGMNGVDFLRELHKRSYHLPVIAITAYEDKELAEQAQKLGARYLLHKPFDLSTLYTMVNSALTCDYCWELEAILI
- a CDS encoding lipid II:glycine glycyltransferase FemX, yielding MKLTYRLIGPAEEKIFDAFIAGHPKGHILQTYAWGQVKASTGWQPLRLVVEEDGRIVAAASLLKRPLPYIGRSIFYAPRGPVVDFHNPALFDFLLGAIRELALKEGAILLKIDPDIPSTDGEVRELLLRKGFRLAAEGTGFDGVQPRHVFRLDLRPPLEEIRKNFHPKTRYNIGLAQRRGVNVKDDCTLEDLPVFYCLLQETALRDRFLIRSYDYFLTLWKELVERGYAKLFLAYYQGEPIAGTLAFILGDKAWYLYGASSNRHRNVMPNYLLQWTMICWAKEQGCTLYDFRGVPGLVSEDHPLYGLYRFKKGFSGTFTEFIGEYDLVYSPFYYRLWRLAQPAHALFRRLLFWRRKGRSGGATKGPSREAADL
- a CDS encoding CTP synthase; the protein is MATQTKFVFVTGGVVSSLGKGITAASLGRLLKSRGLKVALQKFDPYINVDAGTMSPYQHGEVFVTDDGAETDLDLGHYERFVDISLTRASNVTAGKIYWSVISKERRGDYLGGTVQVIPHITNEIKERIYRVAQESQPDVVITEIGGTVGDIESLPFLEAIRQLKSDIGRERVLYIHVTLVPYLKASGEAKTKPTQHSVKELRSIGIQPDIIVCRSERPLSPEIADKIALFCDIEREAVIQAVDAESIYEIPLMMEQEGLDRIVVEKLGLKCGPAQMEEWRSMVERMKNLKERVTIALVGKYVTLPDAYLSVVEALRHAGLAHGAAVEIRRIYSGELTEASLASALEGCSGILVPGGFGDRGVEGKILAASWARRKKIPYLGICLGMQVAVVEFARQVCGLEGANSAEFDPDTPYPVIDILPEQKEVAEMGGTMRLGSYPCRLQEGTRAEAAYRELLVYERHRHRYEFNNAFRAHMTSRGMVISGTSPDGRLVEIIELEDHPWFVACQFHPEFKSRPNRPHPLFRDFVGAALAYGEEKGEGP